The Nitrosospira multiformis ATCC 25196 region ACGGCCTGCATTTCCCCAAAGAAGAACCGTAAAACCCGGCTCAAATACGACAGGGAACTCTACAAGCGACGCCACAGGTGGAAAACATCACAGGCTCAAGGATTGGCGGCGCATTGCCATGCGTTATGACCGCTGCGCCCACACCTTCTTCTCCGCCATCTGTATCGCAGCTACCGTCATCTTCTATCTCAATTAATGAGTCCTGAGCCTAACAGGAAATCCACAGGGGAAGTCGACAGGCGAGGGAATTACCCACCAATGACCAAGTACCGAAATGATTGGGGGAAGAGGCTAGAAGATCCTGCCGCTAATTGAGCATCGTCAGTCGCCGAGTGTCGGAATCGGCGTGCAGCATGATGCGCGACTGTCATCAATCCACCCGCCGCTTTAACCAGCAGCCAGGAATTGCTGAAGCCTGTCCGGCAACGCCGATCCAGGACGGCTGCAAATACAATACCAGGAGCTGATTGCCATAGAACACATATAGCGTGGATAAGAATCATGGAGAGGTCTTGTGGTGAAGAAACCGGTTTCTTTGTTTCACGTGAAACAACAGCTAATGGGAAATGCGCAGGGAGAAGTCAAAAGGCGAGGGAATTACCCCTAATAACCAAGTACCGAAACGATTGAGGAAGAGGCTAGAAGATCCTGCCGCTAATTGAGCATCGTCAGTCGCCGAGTGTCCGAATCGGCGTGCAGCATGATGCGCGACTGTCATCAATCCACCCGCCGCTTTAACCAGCAGCGTCCGATCCAGTAAGGGTGCAAATACAATACCGCCAGTTGCCCGCTCGAAACCCATACAGGGGGGGGTAGAAACGTTAATGGCCTTGGTAGATTGCCTTACCCCGCCTTAAAATTGAACATATTTCGATCTGCACTAGCCACTCAAGCTTCTTGTTCAATTGCTGTGGCCTCTCCAGCCTCTCCATTGAGATGGAATTCCAGCCTATACCCATGCCTTAACTCATCCAAAATAATCGATTACAGAGCTCCTACGCTTGCCGCTTTTTTGTGCAACTGATGAATATTTCCTTTAATCCGAGCGGATGGAGGTAATTATGGAGCACCTCGCTCTCCCGGAGAGTCAGGTTATGCTTCCGGACAGTTCGAAGCTGTACTCACCATCGCTTATCGCTATCGAAGCGATGCATTAGACGGAATCTATCGACCAAACAAATCCTGGGGCTTCCATGCATCTAATCTCTGATGCGTTGAAGGCCAGGACGAACTCGACAGAGCTTGTGAACCAAGCAGTGAAACACTCACGAGTGAGCTTCTGCATTGCCAGGATACTCATCCACGGGTGCTCCCGTTTCTCCCTGGGGGTAGCCTAACCCGCCACCTATGATCGAAATTGTTCAACAACGGGATGCGACGAATTGCACGTTCGGATCTTCACGACCTAGGTACAAGAGAGGCGGCCTCTATTTGCGCCCTATTCACATACACCCATTGCTACCCATTACTGCTCACCACGTTGCCGCCAAATCGTCGCTCCCCACCGCTTCAACGGCAGAAACTCAATTATTTCTGCGTTAACTTCTACCATCCGGGCAACCTTCCCCCGAAATTGGTCTGAAAAAACAGATTCCAGAGGTTTATGTGCCTCCCCCGGTCCCTTTCCGGTCGTCCGGAATATTCCGATCGTCGTAAGGGGGCAAGTACCAAATGGATTTGAGAGTTCGATGAGTTAACAACCGGCTTGCATGCTTACCCACACACCAACTCACCTCCAAACCCTACCATGCTGATACCCCTGGCAGTGACACCCTTCGGAGCATCTCGCAGTAAATCTGCTTCTCACGTTTACATCGCGATAATCCCTCCTCGCCTTGGAGTACCGGCAACTTGAGCGAAAATTTGCTCCTGTTGGCCTTCTCCTATTTTTTTAAGACTTGTTCCCAAGAAGGTGGAAGCCTGTACTTTTAAGAAATATGTACTACCATGAAATTAATCCACGCTACGGAGCGCTCCACTTCTGGCTTCGATAAAAAAGCCGCATATATAGGCCGTGCTTGAACTGGGGCTATCCGCTGCACAGGATGGATTGCAATCTACACAGCTAATCAAGTTCGATAACGCAGAAAATCTGATGAGAAGGAGGCGAAGATGAATCTACACTCGAGTGGCAGGGCAAACTGGTTGTTCAGCGGACTCGCGCTCGGCGCGCTCACCATGTTTCTCCTTGATCCCGCTAAAGGAAGACGGCGCCGTGCGTTGGCAAGAGACAAGATACACAGCGCTGGCATTAAAACTCGTAAGCGCATCGATGCAAAGTCACGCGACTTGGCCAACCGGGCGAAAGGACTGCGCGCCGAGGCACGCCATATGATGTCCAGCGGCAATAACCGGGATAACCGGGGCGAGAACAAGTCAAGCGAGAGCCAGCCTGAAACTTGAGCGGAAGGATCTGCCCGGAAACGAGAGGTTCTGCTACTTTCCTATGCAGAAGCGGGAAAAAATTTCGCCCAGCAGGTCGTCGGCGCTGAATTCACCGGTAATCGAAGATAAAGCCAGTTGGGCAAGGCGCAGTTCCTCAGCAAAAAGCTCGACCTGATCCAGGCTGTTTGCCAGCGCACAAGCAGCCTCAAGATGGGTTCGGGCAGCTGTCAATGCAGAAAGATGACGCTGGCGCGCCATGAAGGCTCCTTCTCCTGTTGATGGCTGCCATCCTATCATTTCCAGCAATCCTTGCTGGAGGGATCCGATGCCCGCCCCCGTTTTAGCGGAAACCCAGATATCTGCAGTAGCTGTAGCGGTGGAGACAGTGGAATTCGGGGGAGATTCGAGCAGGTCGGTTTTGTTATGGACGACAATGAGCCGCAAACCCGGGGGAAGCGACGCGAGTATGGCCTGATCTTCTGGCGTTATTCCCACTCGGCTATCCACAAGCAGCAGGACGATACTTGCTTTATCGATCGTGGAGCGTGTCCGCGCCATACCCATTTTTTCGATCGCATCTTCCGTCTCCCTCAAGCCGGCGGTATCCAGCAGATGCATGGGCACACCTTCAATCTCTATGACCTGCCGGATAACGTCCCGTGTCGTGCCCGGGACCTCCGTAACGAGAGCCACTTCTTCTCCGGCGAGTCGATTCAGGAGGCTCGATTTTCCCACATTCGGCTGTCCGACCAAAGCAATCCATATTCCTTCTCGCAGCAGGCTACCTTGCCGCGCCGCGCTGAAAACCTGTTCAAGCTGTTGCCGGATGTGCTCCAATCTGAATTCCAGTTCCCTTCCAGAAATGAACTCAATTTCTTCTTCTGAAAAATCAAGTGAAGCCTCGACAAGCATTCGCAGGTCAGTAAGTGCTTGCACTGAAGTATGAATAGCGTTGGAAAATTCGCCTTGAAGGGAACGGATGGCGCAGCGGGCGGCTTCCTCGGTACTGGCGTCAATAAGGTCTGCCACGCTTTCAGCCTGCGCCAGATCAAGCTTGTTATTCAGGAATGCACGCAAGGTAAACTCCCCGGGTTGCGCCAGTCGCGCACCAGCGGAAAGGCAACTTGCCAGCAACAGGTTCATGACTGCAGGGCCGCCGTGTCCTTGCA contains the following coding sequences:
- the mnmE gene encoding tRNA uridine-5-carboxymethylaminomethyl(34) synthesis GTPase MnmE; the protein is MTRSDVIAAIATPPGRGGIGVVRVSGRNLQSLALKVAGCVPEPRRASLTRFRDENDRVIDQGIALYFPAPQSYTGEEVLELQGHGGPAVMNLLLASCLSAGARLAQPGEFTLRAFLNNKLDLAQAESVADLIDASTEEAARCAIRSLQGEFSNAIHTSVQALTDLRMLVEASLDFSEEEIEFISGRELEFRLEHIRQQLEQVFSAARQGSLLREGIWIALVGQPNVGKSSLLNRLAGEEVALVTEVPGTTRDVIRQVIEIEGVPMHLLDTAGLRETEDAIEKMGMARTRSTIDKASIVLLLVDSRVGITPEDQAILASLPPGLRLIVVHNKTDLLESPPNSTVSTATATADIWVSAKTGAGIGSLQQGLLEMIGWQPSTGEGAFMARQRHLSALTAARTHLEAACALANSLDQVELFAEELRLAQLALSSITGEFSADDLLGEIFSRFCIGK